One Anaerolineales bacterium genomic window carries:
- a CDS encoding DUF4013 domain-containing protein, with amino-acid sequence NYARRRTFAAAFYLREIFHLVGENLGGYVLAWLAYFVFALVAAAVLGLVSTILGWIPCVGWLLSLAATALVTPLVLVVYAHLFGQVGGETSVVVEVPPAT; translated from the coding sequence AACTATGCCCGACGGCGGACCTTCGCAGCCGCGTTCTACTTGCGTGAGATCTTTCACCTGGTGGGTGAGAACCTGGGCGGCTACGTGCTGGCCTGGCTGGCGTATTTTGTCTTCGCCTTGGTGGCTGCGGCAGTGCTGGGTCTTGTCAGCACGATTCTGGGCTGGATCCCTTGCGTCGGCTGGCTGCTGTCGCTGGCGGCGACGGCGCTGGTCACCCCGCTGGTCCTGGTGGTCTACGCCCATCTGTTTGGGCAGGTTGGTGGGGAGACCTCGGTCGTCGTAGAGGTTCCGCCCGCGACTTAG